Below is a genomic region from Microbacterium sp. KUDC0406.
CACGACGGCGCTCACGACGTCTCCGTCCGGGACGCGCGCCCCAGTCTCTGACGGGCGGTCTTGGCGCCGGGCCCGACCGGCACGTGCGCCGTCGCGGCCGCCAGGCCGAACACGGGCATGTCGACGTAGACGGCCTCGAGGTCTGCGACGGGAACCTGGTAGGTCTCATGCCAGACGCCCACGCTCCCCGTGCCCTGCAGGGTGCGCATGAAATCGCGCCAGGGCTGCAGGTGCGGCGCATCGCGGTCCGCGGCGAACCGCTGCAGGTGCTCCGGGCTCTCCCAGTAGGACAGCAGGAGCGTCGTCCGTCCGAACCAGCTGTGCGCCCGAGCATCCCGGCATCGGGATGCGTGGCGAGATGGCGCAGCATGGGCGCCATCCTGCTCGCCGTCCACCCGACCCTCCCGACCTGCCACCAGCGGTTGGCACGCATGCCGATCAGGAAGACGGTGACGTCCGTGCGGTCGGGTGCGGCGGTGAATCGACCGGGGTGTACCTGCTGAGCCATGGGCCTCTCCTCTTCCGAACAAGTTTTGTAACGTCGTTATGCAACAACGTTACGGTAACATCGTCACCATGGCAAGACCGATCGTCCACACCGCAGAGCTCCGCGACCGACTGCTCGACGTCACCGCCGCCATGGTCGACGCGAAAGGACCCGAACGCATCAGCCTGCGCGAGATCGCGCAGGCATCCGACACCTCGACCTCGGCGGTCTACGCCCTGTTCGGCGGCAAGGCGCAGCTGCTCGTCGCCGTGATCGATCACGGCTTCACATCGTTCGGCGCCGCCCAGGCCGAGACCGAGTCCGCCGGACTGCGCGCTCTCGGCCGGGCCTACCGCACGTGGGCGAAGGCGAATCCCGCGCTGTACCGGCTGATGTTCGGCGGAGCGATCACCGCCGCAGCGGACTGCGCGACCGATGCGGATGTCGCCACGGCTGCGATGACGCCCCTGGTGCGCGCCCTCGCCCTCCGAGTACCGGCTACGCAGGTGATGCCGGCTGCGATGACGGTGTGGGCCCAGGTGCACGGAGCGGTCAGCCTCGAGCTCGCCGACGTCGCCCCTCAGGTGAGCGATTGGGACGCGCTGTACGACGCCGTCCTCGACACCGTCGAGCGCGCGTTCCCGCTGCCCGCGCCCTCCTCCTGACCGCTCCCCCGGGAGCGGTCGGCCCGGTTCGGACTCAGCCCGGCGGTGCGGTCCCGCCCGCACCACGCATCCGCACGCCTGCCGAATGCCGACGCCCCTCCTGAATCACGTTGTTCAGGAGGGGCGTCGGCGACCGAGCGGGGCCTCGACGGTGGAGGTCGCGTCAGCCGAGCGTGCGCTCGGCGGCCTCCACCACGTTCGTCATGAGCAGCGCCACGGTCATCGGCCCCACGCCGCCGGGGTTCGGCGAGAGCCAGCCCGCCACCTCCGCGACATCCGGATGCACGTCGCCGTGGACCCTGTTCTTCCCGGTCTCGGGATCGACCTCGCGCGTGACGCCGACGTCGAGCACCGCGGCGCCCGGCTTCACGTCCTCGGCCCTGATGAGGTGCTTGACCCCAGCGCCCGCGACGATCACGTCCGCCGTCCGCAGGTACGGCGACATGTCGGGGGTGCCGGTGTGCACCTGCGTGACCGTCGCGTTGATGTCGCGGCGGGTCAGCAGCAGCCCGATCGGACGACCGATCGTGACGCCGCGGCCGACGACCACGACGTGCTTGCCCTTGAGGTCGTAGTCGTTGCGCAGCAGCAGCTCGATCACGCCGCGGGGTGTGCACGGCAGCGGCGTGTGGATCGGCGCATTGACGTTCAGCACCAGCCGCCCGAGGTTGGTCGGATGCAGGCCGTCGGCGTCCTTGGCAGGATCGATCCGTTCCAGGACGGCGTCGGTGTCGAGGTGCTTCGGCAGCGGCAGCTGCACGATGTACCCGTGGCAGGCCGGGTCGGCGTTGAGCTCGTCGATCAGCGCCTCGACCTGCTCCTGCGTGGCATCCGCCGGCAGCTCGC
It encodes:
- a CDS encoding TetR/AcrR family transcriptional regulator, which codes for MARPIVHTAELRDRLLDVTAAMVDAKGPERISLREIAQASDTSTSAVYALFGGKAQLLVAVIDHGFTSFGAAQAETESAGLRALGRAYRTWAKANPALYRLMFGGAITAAADCATDADVATAAMTPLVRALALRVPATQVMPAAMTVWAQVHGAVSLELADVAPQVSDWDALYDAVLDTVERAFPLPAPSS